The Canis lupus dingo isolate Sandy chromosome 34, ASM325472v2, whole genome shotgun sequence genome contains the following window.
AATTGATGAACTTGGCTTCCACTTTGGGAAGAGAACCACCTTTTTCTATACTTGCttgcatttttgctttaatgTCTTCTACAGAACTAGATCCTTTCGGTGTTTTAGgagtcttttcctgttttttgaaaGATTCTTGACCTTTTGTTCTTGGTGTTGATGGTTTTGAGTCTTTTCCATTCAGGTttgatttttgtgcatttttgGCTGGAGTATCTCGTATAGATTTCTTTACTGGAgccttttcttcagcttcctcatcatcaaaatcatcatcatcatcatcttcatcatcgtCGTGATCATcatcgtcgtcatcatcatcttcatcagcagcaagttttacttttttctgtggAATCTTGCTACCACTTCCAGGGACAGAATGCTTACTAAGAAGTTTCACatcctcttcttcttcatcttctgacTCTGCATCTTCCTCTACAGCTACTAAGTGCTGTCCACTAATATGCACAGGACCAGAACCACACTTCAACCGTAAGACCACAGGTGGTGTTATTTCAAAGCccccaagggacacctgggtacaGACCTGTACAGTTGGCTGTACAGACATTTTCAAAGTTGCCAGTGTGACTTTAATTGGACTGCCTTCATAATTCATTGCCTCTGCTTCAACAATGTGCAATTCATCCTTTGCACCAGCTCCCAAACTGACCGTTCTTAAAGATAACTGGTGCTCATTTTCATCATTATCCACCTTAAAGTGGTAATCTTTGTCAGCCTTTAGTTCACAACCAAAAAGATAGTTCTGGGGCCGCAGGGGGCTCATGTCCATGTCCATCGAATCTTCCATGGGGCGGTGGCACGCACTTAGGTGGGAGAGAAGGCGGACGGAGATACACGACTACTGTTCCTCAGAACAGCCACGCAGGACGGAATCACAGCAGGGAATTAAATCACTTTAAACTTTATCATATTTCCTTTGTTTGCTTGGGAAACTATCAGCCATAATAATCTGACATTTTAAACTTTCCCAGATTGAAATTGGGGGAAATGAAGGCTGTGTAAGATTGTCTACACTGTTCTGCCAAGTATTTAATGCACAATTAGTCAAGGACCCAATTAGACTGCAAAGCAAAACTGAACCTATGGTTAATTAAGGTAAGTGGACAGTGACACGGAGAGCTGGCAGTTTAGGTACCTCAGGACATTGAAGTTAGAAAATTTGGTCCATTAAGAGTTGCTCATAACCATTTTAAAGTTTGTTCTTTGGAGAAGAGTTTGTGCAGAACAATCGCTAGTTATTAAAATAGGTGTTTTAGAATCTTGGCTCAAATTTGAGTTGCTTAACTAAAATGTGTCCTCTACCTTCATGTGGACGAGATTATCATTAACCTCTTGTTCTATAGTCCCtgggaataaaatggaaatgtgggATGTGAAGCAAGTGAAGGACTCATTATTGAGTaaataatcagaaagaaaaacccagaaaagaTCATTTATATCAGATGTTTCTATAACCTTCtagaatgacatattcaaaaattaggaaaaatcagATGCAGATTCAGGCTTACACACCTCTATTGAGCACCAACTGTACACTGAGTCTTCATACTGAggcaatttcattgttttatgagAATATATTGTGTGTTCTCATCGGATGAATATATTGACCAGAAATGACCAAAGGATCATCAAATGTTGGATCTGAAAGAACCAGTGGAAACCATCTAGCCCACTTTGTAAGCTTTTCCTTGAGGGGAGAGG
Protein-coding sequences here:
- the LOC112662773 gene encoding nucleophosmin-like, which produces MEDSMDMDMSPLRPQNYLFGCELKADKDYHFKVDNDENEHQLSLRTVSLGAGAKDELHIVEAEAMNYEGSPIKVTLATLKMSVQPTVQVCTQVSLGGFEITPPVVLRLKCGSGPVHISGQHLVAVEEDAESEDEEEEDVKLLSKHSVPGSGSKIPQKKVKLAADEDDDDDDDDHDDDEDDDDDDFDDEEAEEKAPVKKSIRDTPAKNAQKSNLNGKDSKPSTPRTKGQESFKKQEKTPKTPKGSSSVEDIKAKMQASIEKGGSLPKVEAKFINYVKNCFRMTDQEAIQDLWQWRKSL